One genomic segment of Rubripirellula tenax includes these proteins:
- the istA gene encoding IS21 family transposase, producing MTKSNAIKKLHQQGQSQHQIAEALSVDRKTVRRHLQNQEPAQYAAADSKGTGAPTGSDDPPPVSQAVTSASQCEPFRQLIQDKLDQGLHAQRIFQDLQLERDYQGKYWSVRRFVKKLRTENPQAFRRIEVAPGWEAQVDFGTGAPVVGKDGKRRRTHVLRVVLSHSRKGYAEVVFRQTTDDFIAALENAFWHFGGVPKTVVIDNLRAAVKNPDWYDPELVPKLRAFEQHYGITILPTRPYTPRHKGKVERGVDYVQENALRGRSFATLLEQNDFLTHWEATVADLRIHGTTRKQVGSHFEAAEKDTLLPLPTERFANFSEARRKVNRDGHVAIDRAFYSAPPEYVGRNVWARWDARTVRLLDDDLKTIAVFARSEQGKFNTKTQHIASEKINSVERGSAYLLKKTAFIGVHSTRWSQSMLRQRGIAGTRVLQGLLSLTNQYRCDQIEQACEIAWRHGDFHLRTIRKLIQRGGPVQELMPFLEDHELIRPLADYERFVHECVQNQLTS from the coding sequence GTGACCAAGTCCAATGCGATCAAGAAGTTACATCAGCAAGGCCAGTCCCAGCATCAGATCGCTGAGGCTCTCAGCGTCGATCGAAAGACCGTTCGGCGGCATTTGCAGAACCAGGAACCGGCTCAGTACGCCGCCGCCGATTCAAAAGGGACCGGGGCGCCCACCGGCTCGGATGATCCGCCGCCGGTCTCCCAAGCGGTCACGTCGGCCAGTCAGTGCGAGCCGTTTCGGCAACTGATCCAAGACAAACTCGACCAAGGGCTTCACGCTCAGCGGATCTTCCAAGACTTGCAGCTCGAGCGTGACTACCAGGGCAAGTACTGGAGCGTGCGTCGGTTCGTCAAGAAGCTCCGCACTGAAAACCCACAAGCCTTCCGGCGCATCGAAGTCGCGCCAGGCTGGGAAGCTCAAGTCGACTTCGGCACCGGCGCGCCGGTCGTCGGCAAGGACGGCAAGCGAAGACGCACCCATGTGCTTCGAGTCGTCCTGAGTCACTCTCGCAAGGGTTACGCCGAAGTTGTGTTCAGGCAGACCACTGATGACTTCATTGCGGCGTTGGAGAATGCGTTTTGGCATTTCGGTGGCGTTCCCAAAACCGTCGTCATTGATAACCTTCGCGCCGCAGTGAAGAACCCCGACTGGTACGACCCCGAACTGGTTCCGAAGCTGCGCGCCTTTGAGCAACACTACGGCATTACGATTCTGCCGACGCGGCCGTACACGCCTCGTCATAAAGGCAAGGTCGAACGTGGCGTCGACTACGTTCAAGAGAATGCACTACGTGGTCGCTCGTTCGCAACACTTTTGGAGCAGAATGATTTTCTCACACACTGGGAAGCGACCGTTGCCGACTTGCGAATTCACGGAACGACTCGCAAGCAAGTGGGCAGTCACTTTGAGGCTGCTGAGAAGGATACACTGCTGCCGCTTCCCACCGAGCGGTTCGCAAACTTCAGTGAAGCTCGCCGCAAGGTCAACCGCGATGGACACGTTGCGATCGATCGAGCGTTTTACAGCGCGCCTCCGGAGTATGTCGGCCGCAATGTGTGGGCGCGGTGGGACGCTCGCACGGTGCGTCTGCTCGATGATGATTTGAAAACCATCGCCGTGTTCGCCCGCAGCGAACAGGGCAAGTTCAACACCAAGACTCAGCACATCGCCAGTGAAAAGATCAACTCTGTCGAACGAGGCAGTGCGTATCTACTCAAAAAGACCGCGTTTATCGGGGTTCACAGCACTCGTTGGAGTCAGTCGATGCTGCGGCAGCGTGGCATCGCTGGCACCCGCGTTCTACAAGGACTGCTGTCGTTGACGAATCAGTATCGCTGCGACCAGATCGAACAGGCGTGTGAGATCGCGTGGCGTCATGGTGACTTTCACTTGCGGACGATTCGCAAGTTGATCCAGCGTGGCGGTCCGGTTCAGGAACTGATGCCGTTCCTGGAAGACCACGAACTGATCCGACCGCTGGCGGATTACGAACGCTTCGTTCACGAGTGCGTTCAGAACCAATTGACTTCTTAA
- a CDS encoding DUF6036 family nucleotidyltransferase, with product MLVGSFSSMYYSFPRSTTDADFVIGTSDWDVQALAKSLGNEFKFDPQFSFETFGGSMKNEIQIEGTPFRIELFGLTDQPFDRARFDRRRKVALGGDEVWIPTPEDVILQKLTWSRPKDQEDILGVIAVNHETLTASGDNDHFGSIVIQRLDCNSGF from the coding sequence ATGCTCGTGGGATCGTTCTCCAGCATGTACTACTCGTTTCCCCGTTCCACGACGGATGCCGACTTTGTCATCGGAACGTCGGACTGGGATGTGCAAGCACTCGCCAAGTCGCTCGGGAACGAATTTAAGTTTGATCCGCAGTTCTCGTTCGAGACCTTTGGCGGTTCGATGAAGAACGAGATTCAGATCGAAGGCACTCCGTTCCGAATCGAGTTGTTTGGGTTGACCGATCAGCCCTTCGATCGAGCACGTTTTGATCGTCGCCGAAAGGTCGCACTAGGCGGTGACGAGGTTTGGATCCCAACACCGGAAGACGTGATCTTGCAAAAGCTGACTTGGTCCCGCCCCAAAGACCAGGAAGACATTTTGGGCGTGATCGCAGTAAATCATGAGACTCTCACCGCGTCCGGTGATAACGATCACTTCGGTTCCATCGTCATCCAGCGTCTCGACTGCAACTCTGGCTTCTAG
- a CDS encoding HNH endonuclease, whose protein sequence is MVSTETRQIEIARAGGRCEYCRMHHSLQGATFHVEHVFPRSAGGSDDAENLALACPSCNLHKSDRVAVASLGWSEPIALFNPRSHLWLDHFEWDEYAIAGKTPIGIATIDALHLNDERRQKIRQAERLFDLFPPEA, encoded by the coding sequence GTGGTTTCCACCGAGACACGACAAATCGAGATCGCCCGAGCAGGCGGTCGATGTGAATACTGCCGAATGCACCATTCGTTGCAGGGTGCGACGTTTCACGTCGAGCATGTTTTCCCACGTTCGGCAGGCGGTTCCGACGACGCCGAAAACTTGGCGTTGGCCTGCCCGAGCTGCAATCTTCACAAGTCCGATCGCGTGGCGGTCGCCTCACTTGGCTGGTCCGAACCGATCGCGTTGTTCAATCCGCGATCCCATCTCTGGTTGGACCACTTCGAGTGGGACGAGTATGCAATCGCGGGCAAAACGCCGATCGGCATTGCAACGATCGACGCTTTGCATCTGAACGACGAGCGTCGCCAGAAGATACGCCAAGCCGAACGTCTGTTTGACTTGTTCCCGCCAGAAGCCTGA
- a CDS encoding helix-turn-helix domain-containing protein — translation MNKKTEKTVGSELVERLERFAKKLEAVDSVDDLSTFLTVRKVKLSLSPATFSGEQVKAVRESLQVSQAVFADFLGVSVGAVRDWEQGINEPIGPVCRIMEEITNDLKSWSRRIRELANVTASC, via the coding sequence ATGAACAAGAAAACTGAAAAGACAGTCGGCAGCGAACTGGTGGAGCGTCTCGAACGCTTCGCCAAGAAACTCGAAGCGGTCGATAGCGTCGATGATCTATCGACGTTCTTAACTGTTCGCAAAGTGAAGTTGAGTTTAAGCCCAGCAACCTTTAGCGGCGAGCAAGTCAAAGCAGTTAGAGAGTCGTTGCAAGTGAGCCAGGCCGTGTTCGCTGACTTTCTTGGCGTGTCCGTGGGGGCGGTTCGCGATTGGGAACAAGGGATCAACGAACCGATCGGTCCGGTGTGTCGAATCATGGAAGAAATCACAAACGACCTGAAATCGTGGTCGCGACGGATTCGTGAACTCGCCAATGTCACTGCTAGTTGCTGA
- the istB gene encoding IS21-like element helper ATPase IstB: protein MNESLSRTLRELRLGGMAETLEVRLQEATASKLTHLEFLELVLADESLVRNDRKIDRGVRRAGFRDVRRLEDFDFSFNRSIDRAKVFDLASGHFLRGAKDVLMCGPPGTGKSHLAQAIGHAVIRSGAMVYYRSIFDVVRDFLHDEAMGGEEKVLARYLKPDLLIIDDMGMKQLPKRSGEYLFEIIMRRHEVRSTIMTTNRPLEDWGKLIGDVPSASAILDRFLQSAEIMKLTGRSYRLKNAEKSSKGTKAPTGSEAEKDK from the coding sequence ATGAATGAATCACTCTCACGAACTCTGCGCGAACTGCGTCTGGGCGGCATGGCCGAAACGCTCGAGGTTCGACTTCAAGAAGCCACCGCAAGCAAGCTAACTCACCTGGAGTTCTTGGAACTGGTGCTGGCCGATGAATCGCTGGTTAGAAACGATCGCAAGATCGACCGCGGTGTCCGTCGCGCAGGCTTTCGCGATGTGCGCCGATTGGAAGACTTTGACTTCTCTTTCAACCGAAGCATCGACCGCGCGAAAGTCTTTGACTTAGCCAGCGGACACTTCCTTCGCGGTGCCAAAGACGTGCTGATGTGTGGCCCGCCCGGAACGGGCAAGAGTCACCTCGCTCAAGCGATCGGTCACGCAGTGATACGATCAGGCGCGATGGTCTATTACCGCAGCATCTTTGATGTGGTGCGTGACTTCTTGCACGACGAAGCGATGGGCGGTGAAGAGAAAGTGCTGGCGCGTTACCTCAAACCTGACCTGTTAATCATCGACGACATGGGGATGAAGCAGTTGCCCAAACGCAGCGGCGAATACCTATTCGAGATCATCATGCGTCGTCACGAAGTTCGCAGCACGATCATGACGACGAACCGCCCGCTGGAAGACTGGGGCAAACTGATCGGCGACGTACCCAGCGCCAGTGCGATCCTGGATCGGTTCCTGCAATCGGCGGAGATCATGAAGCTCACAGGCCGTAGCTACCGTCTGAAAAATGCCGAGAAAAGTTCAAAAGGGACCAAAGCGCCCACCGGCTCGGAAGCCGAAAAAGATAAGTAG
- a CDS encoding IS66 family transposase, protein MKYGNELLTFLWHDDVPSDNNAGERAIRPAVMIRKNSYCNHSERGALTQSVLMTVFRTLRLRGREPLATILDALAIDAATGNMPPMPQKAE, encoded by the coding sequence TTGAAGTACGGCAATGAGTTGTTGACGTTTTTGTGGCACGATGATGTTCCGTCGGACAACAATGCCGGGGAGCGAGCGATTCGTCCGGCCGTAATGATTCGCAAGAACAGCTATTGCAACCACAGTGAACGCGGTGCGTTGACTCAGTCGGTGTTGATGACGGTATTTCGCACGCTTCGGCTTCGTGGACGTGAACCATTAGCGACGATCCTCGATGCCCTCGCTATCGACGCGGCAACCGGAAACATGCCACCGATGCCACAGAAGGCTGAATAG